The Limnospira fusiformis SAG 85.79 genomic interval CAACTCTTATGGAAACTGTTTTTTCTGGAATATATACTATTCCCCATCGCCTGTTTATTAGGTTAATTCCAAAAATTAGTGATGCCATACCCCAACTCGCGCAGCATTGACCGCAGCAGAGGTAAACTCAGACCAATCACATTAGTATGACAGCCATCTAACCTATCAACAAAAGCCCCCCCTTTCCCTTCAATCGCAAAACATCCCGCACAGTTCAAAGGTTCTCCGGTCTCCACATAAGACCGGATTTCCTCCTGATCAACAGTCGCAAAATGCACATGAGTTATGCGAGATAAAACCAAAAGTTTGGGTTTATTCAAATCCAGTAAAGCATGACCAGTATAAAGCTGTCCGACATTACCACTAAGATTTTGCCAACGGGCGATCGCTTCTAGTTTATCAGCAGGTTTCCCGTAAATTTCACCCCCCATTACCAACACCGAATCACAGCCCAAAATTAGCGCATTTTTGCCGTTTGCCAAATAGCTATGGGGATGGTCTTTTAACCGTCTCCCCACAGCTTCCGCTTTGGCTTTAGCGAGTTGTTCTACCAATGCAGTCGGATCATCAATCTGAATGCTAGACTCATCAAAATCACTGTTAATTACTACTGGCTCAATTCCCACAGTTTTTAAGAGTCTATGTCTGGCTGGGGAAGCAGAAGCCAGGACGAAAGTGATAGCTGAGTCCACCATATCAGAATCTCCGTTAATAAACAGTAAACGATCGCACCACTTGTTCTAACAGAGTTTTGCTTTTTTGCCAACGCTGTTCACTGGTGGATATATTCAAGGTAAACAACTTACCCCGACTGATAGCAATACTAGCGAAATCATGCCGTTTTTGCTGATTAGGAAGAGTCACAGCATATTCCAGTAAATAGTAAGTATTATTGGTGGATTCTCTTTTCCCAGCATTCACCAACTCGGCTGTCCGACCCGAACCTTCTGGGGCGATCGCATTTTTACTGAGAGTATATCCCACCTCTGTGGGAGTGCCAATTTCCTCTAAACTATCACCCCTAGTCACAGAACTAATCACCACACTAACATTTTCGGTGGAGTCGATCATATCGTGAAAAACCACATCGGGTCCATTAGAGACCCTCACCTCCACCCAACCGTTAGGGTAAAGAAACTCATAGCCATCTGCTGTGTCCACAAAACTTTTTAGACCTCCCCCGGTGGCTACACATCCCCCCAGGGTGAGACTAACAACAACTAGGATAATTGATGCAATTCGTTTGAACATTGAAACACATTTCCATTACTGCAAAATCGATGCTTGATCGAGTCTTGAGCGACTCTGACAGCGATCGACAGTATAACCATTGTCCCATTAATCGGCTGTTTAACTCTGGTTAGGTCAAATTTAACTCAACCTGTCGTTGCACATTTATTAAAACTCGATCGCCACGGGTAAGGCTGTATTCAGCTTTCCAGACTCCTGGAAGTAGACTAGCGCCAGAATTTCTTTGTCCCACATAGCCGACCCAGGTGAGACTGGGAGATTGAATGCGGTCATTATGGTCAACTACCACATTACCTCTGGGGTCAATCATCCGATATTTC includes:
- a CDS encoding Maf family protein, giving the protein MVDSAITFVLASASPARHRLLKTVGIEPVVINSDFDESSIQIDDPTALVEQLAKAKAEAVGRRLKDHPHSYLANGKNALILGCDSVLVMGGEIYGKPADKLEAIARWQNLSGNVGQLYTGHALLDLNKPKLLVLSRITHVHFATVDQEEIRSYVETGEPLNCAGCFAIEGKGGAFVDRLDGCHTNVIGLSLPLLRSMLRELGYGITNFWN
- the psbP gene encoding photosystem II reaction center PsbP, coding for MFKRIASIILVVVSLTLGGCVATGGGLKSFVDTADGYEFLYPNGWVEVRVSNGPDVVFHDMIDSTENVSVVISSVTRGDSLEEIGTPTEVGYTLSKNAIAPEGSGRTAELVNAGKRESTNNTYYLLEYAVTLPNQQKRHDFASIAISRGKLFTLNISTSEQRWQKSKTLLEQVVRSFTVY